One Coturnix japonica isolate 7356 chromosome 20, Coturnix japonica 2.1, whole genome shotgun sequence genomic window carries:
- the KIF3B gene encoding kinesin-like protein KIF3B — MSKLKSSESVRVVVRCRPMNSKEKTASYEKVVNVDVKLGQVSVKNPRGTSHELPKTFTFDAVYDWNSKQVELYDETFRPLVDSVLQGFNGTIFAYGQTGTGKTYTMEGVRGDPEKRGVIPNSFDHIFTHISRSQNQQYLVRASYLEIYQEEIRDLLSKDQSKRLELKERPDTGVYVKDLSSFVTKSVKEIEHVMNVGNQNRSVGATNMNEHSSRSHAIFVITIECSELGLDGENHIRVGKLNLVDLAGSERQAKTGAQGERLKEATKINLSLSALGNVISALVDGKSTHIPYRDSKLTRLLQDSLGGNAKTMMVANIGPASYNVEETLTTLRYANRAKNIKNKPRVNEDPKDALLREFQEEIARLKAQLEKRSIGKRKRRERRREGGEEEEDTEEGEDEADDKDDYWREQQEKLEIEKKAIVEDHSLVAEEKMRLLKEKEKKMEDLKREKEATEMLSAKIKAMESKLLVGGKNIVDHTNEQQKILEQKRQEIAEQKRREREIQQQMESRDEETLELKETYSSLQQEVDIKTKKLKKLFSKLQAVKAEIHDLQEEHIKERQELEQTQNELTRELKLKHLIIENFIPLEEKNKIMNRSFFDEEEDQWKLHPISRLDNQQMMKRPVSAIGYKRPLSQHARTSMMIRPEARYRAENIVLLELDMPSRTTRDYEGPAIAPKVQAALEAALQDEDEIQVDASTFESTSNKKPKSRPKTGRKSGGSSSAGTHSSQLYPQSRGLVPK, encoded by the exons ATGTCTAAGTTAAAGAGCTCTGAGTCTGTTCGGGTGGTGGTACGATGCCGGCCGAtgaacagcaaagagaagacagCTTCGTATGAGAAGGTTGTTAATGTGGATGTCAAATTAGGGCAGGTGTCGGTGAAGAATCCACGGGGAACATCTCATGAACTGCCTAAAACTTTCACTTTTGATGCTGTGTATGACTGGAATTCCAAACAGGTTGAACTCTATGATGAGACCTTCAGACCTCTTGTGGACTCTGTTCTGCAAGGTTTCAACGGGACAATCTTTGCTTATGGGCAGACTGGAACAGGGAAAACTTACACGATGGAGGGGGTGCGTGGTGATCCTGAAAAAAGAGGGGTCATCCCCAATTCTTTTGATCACATCTTCACCCACATCTCTAGATCTCAAAATCAGCAGTACCTAGTTAGAGCTTCTTATCTGGAAATATACCAAGAAGAAATCAGAGACTTGTTATCAAAGGATCAATCCAAAAGGCTGGAGTTAAAAGAGAGGCCAGACACAGGTGTATATGTTAAGGATTTGTCTTCCTTCGTTACAAAAAGTGTCAAAGAGATAGAGCATGTCATGAACGTGGGAAACCAAAATCGCTCCGTTGGTGCCACCAACATGAATGAACACAGCTCTCGATCTCACGCCATTTTTGTGATCACTATTGAATGCAGTGAGCTGGGACTTGATGGAGAGAATCATATCCGTGTTGGAAAACTCAACCTGGTAGACCTTGCAGGCAGCGAGCGCCAAGCTAAGACTGGAGCACAGGGGGAAAGGTTAAAGGAAGCTACAAAAATCaatctttctctttcagctttggGCAATGTTATATCTGCCCTAGTAGATGGCAAAAGCACACACATTCCGTACCGGGACTCAAAGCTAACTCGGTTACTCCAAGACTCATTGGGAGGCAATGCCAAGACCATGATGGTGGCCAACATAGGCCCTGCCTCTTACAATGTGGAGGAGACTCTCACGACGCTGAGGTATGCCAATCGTGCCAAAAACATCAAGAACAAGCCAAGAGTGAATGAGGATCCCAAGGATGCTCTGCTACGTGAATTCCAGGAAGAAATTGCTCGACTCAAGGCACAGCTGGAAAAGCGGTCTATTggcaaaagaaagaggagggaaaggaggagagagggtggggaagaagaggaagatacTGAAGAGGGTGAGGATGAAGCAGATGACAAAGATGACTATTGGAGAGAGCAACAAGAAAAGCTGGAGATTGAAAAGAAAGCTATTGTTGAGGATCACAGCTTGGTAGCTGAAGAAAAGATGAGACtgctgaaagagaaggagaagaaaatggaggaCTTGAAGCGAGAGAAGGAAgcaacagaaatgctgagtgcTAAAATCAAG gcaaTGGAAAGCAAACTTCTGGTGGGAGGGAAAAATATTGTGGATCACACAAACGAGCAGCAGAAAATCCTGGAACAGAAACGACAGGAGATTGCAGAACAG AAACGTCGGGAGCGAGAAATCCAGCAGCAGATGGAAAGTCGGGATGAGGAAACACTAGAGCTGAAGGAGACCTATAGTTCACTTCAGCAAGAGGTGGATATAAAGACAAAGAAActtaaaaag TTATTTTCCAAGCTGCAAGCTGTGAAGGCAGAGATCCATGATCTCCAAGAAGAACACATCAAGGAGCGCCAGGAACTGGAACAGACCCAGAATGAGCTTACGAGGGAACTAAAGCTAAA GCACCTGATTATTGAAAATTTTAttcctttggaagaaaagaataagatcATGAATAGGTCATTCTTTGATGAAGAGGAAGACCAGTGGAAACTGCATCCCATATCCCGTCTGGA TAACCAGCAAATGATGAAAAGACCGGTGTCTGCCATAGGATACAAAAGGCCGCTGAGCCAGCATGCCAGGACATCTATGATGATTCGTCCAGAGGCTCGGTACAGG GCAGAAAATATTGTATTACTGGAACTTGACATGCCCAGCCGAACAACAAGAGACTATGAAGGTCCAGCCATTGCTCCCAAAGTTCAGGCTGCTCtagaagcagctctgcaggatgaAGACGAGATCCAGGTGGATGCTTCAACCTTTGAGAgcacttcaaataaaaaaccaaaatccaG gcctaaaactggaaggaaatcAGGGGGATCCTCTTCAGCAGGCACCCATAGTTCTCAGCTCTACCCACAGTCCCGAGGGCTGGTTCCAAAGTAA